Below is a window of Paenibacillus bovis DNA.
GGTTATGTGTACGATGTATTACAGGGCTGATTCCGCTCTGCGCCCGAGATTTTCCAGGCCCATAGCATAAGACGCATCCAGCGGCAGATAGTTGCGCTAAATGAATGTATTATTTGTAAAAAAGTGTGAAATTACTATTATTTAATCAAATAATCTCACTATACAGGAAAGATCAAATCATACAAATGAAAAGTTAATCCTGGAGCAACCAGAATGCATCTTTTATTGCTATGCTATAGTATACTGCTTCCTTTGCTTTTATTGTAAAACTTTTTTGATCGTACAATCAACTTAACCGCTTATTCCGGTATGTATGCATGGATGCCGAAAATAAGCACAGCCCTTTTCCTGTCAAAAGAAAAAAGGCTGTGTAGTGAAACGTCTATATTAGCTTCTATTCTACTATCAGGGTCTGTTCTGCTATCCGGCTTTTCTCTTGATTCTCATGTCAGTTCTATCTTCTTTCTGCGGGTAGACTGCTATACGCATTAAAGAACCAACAGACATGTCTGTAAACCGGATGTATCCTCCCGATAGATCATCCTTATCCTCTAAAAGCAGCCAGCCGCCGGTTCAGGTCAGCCGTCTGATTGTAAATCTCCTGATAAATGACAAATAGCTGGTTATACTGCTCTGCCCGGTCCGGATCGGGTTCATACGATTTGGAAGTGCGCAGGAACGCTGCAGCGCAATCTGCCAGCGAATCGAACCAGCCGCTGCCGTAAGCAGCCAGCATAGCAGCTCCCATCGCAGGTCCCTGCTCATTCTCCAGCCGGACTACCCGTGCATTGAAAATATCCGCCTGCATCTGCAGCCAGGTCTCATTACGAGCACCGCCGCCTATGGAGATCACTTCGGTAATCTGTTTGCCGGACTCCCGCAAGATATCGATCGATTCCCGCAGGGAGAACGTAATACCTTCCAGCACAGCACGGGCAAAATGCGGCAGACGATGCGATGCATCCATACCGATAAAGCTGCCCCGGATATCTGCATCCGGATGTGGTGTACGTTCGCCGACAATATACGGCGTAAACAGCAGTCCATCGGCTCCGGCAGTAATCTCGTCCACGCCTGACAGCAAGGCTTCAAATGATAGTTCTTTGCCAAATGTGCTGCGGAACCATTCCAGACTGTAACCAGCAGCCAGCGTTACGCCCATGATATAAAAGGCATCTTTTTCCCCATGGTTAAAGAAATGAACTTTACCTTCAAAATCCAGATCCTTGCGTTCTTCATAGGACAACACAACCCCGGAGGTACCGATACTGCACATCGTCTGGCCTTCGCTTAGAATGCCTGCTCCGATCGCACCGCAAGCATTATCCGCGCCACCCGCATAGACACGCGTAGTCTCACCAAGACCTGTACGCTCCCGGACCTCCGGCAGCAGTCCGCCTACATCGTCAAAAGACTCTACCAGACGCGGACAAAGAGATAATGGCAGATCAAACGCAGTAGCAATCGTTTCGCTCCAAGACTTGGCGGTAATATCGAGCAGCAGCGTACCTGCCGCATCCGAATAATCCATCGCCAGATCACCGGTCAGCCGATAGCGTACATAATCCTTGGGCAGCAGGAACAGGGCTGCCCGGCTCCAGTTATCCGGTTCGTGTTCCTGTACCCACAGTATTTTGGGTAAAGTAAACCCTTCAAGCGCACGATTACGGGCAATTTGCAGCAATTCTCCACCCAGCTTCTGTTCGATCCGACGGCACTGGGAAGTGGTACGTGTATCATTCCACAGGATCGCCGGACGGACCACTTGATGATCCTGATCCAGCAATACCAATCCATGCATCTGTCCGGAGAAGCTCATGCCTTGTATCTCTTCTGCCGGTACGCCGGATACCTCCAGCAGTCTGCCCAGCGAGACCAGCGTCTGCTCTACCCAATCTTCGGGATTCTGTTCGCTGTATCCCGGCTTGGGTTGGGATAGCGGATACGACTCCGATGTCTCAAATGCCACCTGCCCCTGCTTGTTGACCAGCACCGTTTTGACAGCGCTGGTCCCCAGATCTACTCCAATAACGTAGCTCATAGTATTCCTCCTTTATAAATTGCTGAATGACCGATAGGATGGCTGCACACATCAAAATGATGCTTTACAGCGAATGGTATTCATACCAAAAATCGCTCCCCTGCCGGTTCCCTTACGGGACCCAGGGAAGCGATCATGGA
It encodes the following:
- the xylB gene encoding xylulokinase, with product MSYVIGVDLGTSAVKTVLVNKQGQVAFETSESYPLSQPKPGYSEQNPEDWVEQTLVSLGRLLEVSGVPAEEIQGMSFSGQMHGLVLLDQDHQVVRPAILWNDTRTTSQCRRIEQKLGGELLQIARNRALEGFTLPKILWVQEHEPDNWSRAALFLLPKDYVRYRLTGDLAMDYSDAAGTLLLDITAKSWSETIATAFDLPLSLCPRLVESFDDVGGLLPEVRERTGLGETTRVYAGGADNACGAIGAGILSEGQTMCSIGTSGVVLSYEERKDLDFEGKVHFFNHGEKDAFYIMGVTLAAGYSLEWFRSTFGKELSFEALLSGVDEITAGADGLLFTPYIVGERTPHPDADIRGSFIGMDASHRLPHFARAVLEGITFSLRESIDILRESGKQITEVISIGGGARNETWLQMQADIFNARVVRLENEQGPAMGAAMLAAYGSGWFDSLADCAAAFLRTSKSYEPDPDRAEQYNQLFVIYQEIYNQTADLNRRLAAFRG